In the Bacillus shivajii genome, one interval contains:
- a CDS encoding sulfurtransferase TusA family protein: MESTKVLDAKGLACPMPVVKVKKEMDTLNAGDILEVHVTDKGAKADLPAWAKSSGNEFLKDTEEDGVLKFWLKKS; encoded by the coding sequence ATGGAAAGTACAAAAGTATTAGACGCTAAAGGGTTAGCTTGTCCAATGCCAGTCGTAAAGGTAAAAAAAGAAATGGACACATTAAACGCAGGTGACATTCTCGAAGTACACGTAACGGATAAAGGAGCAAAAGCTGACCTTCCAGCATGGGCAAAATCATCAGGTAACGAGTTTCTTAAAGATACAGAAGAAGACGGTGTCCTTAAATTCTGGTTAAAAAAATCTTAA